The following are from one region of the Haemophilus parainfluenzae genome:
- a CDS encoding LysR family transcriptional regulator, whose amino-acid sequence MQNFNELNYFLTLAQTQSFVKAGQLLGISSSALSHSMKNLETRLNLRLFNRTTRNVSLTEAGQQLFDQLSPLYQAINQEVDALNDFLNTPSGLIRINAPAMAAEAVLYPKLKPILNQYPKIRLEIVVDDRWADIVKEGFDMGVRLGNKVAKEMIAVPISAPLKMVLVASPDYLAQHGSPKNIDDLQQHRLIGIKLSAEHGTEMQWEFQYKKELITFTPKSQFSTNNHLRLQAVSDGLGIAWIAHIIVADALNSGHLVELLPEYAMTYEPLYLYYPSRRGHSNVFKLIVDTLKVKAV is encoded by the coding sequence ATGCAGAACTTTAACGAACTGAATTATTTTTTAACACTGGCGCAAACGCAGAGTTTTGTGAAAGCAGGGCAACTTTTGGGGATTTCTTCTTCGGCGTTGAGCCACAGCATGAAAAATTTAGAAACACGGCTGAACCTGCGTCTGTTCAACCGCACTACACGCAATGTGTCGCTGACCGAAGCCGGGCAGCAGCTTTTCGACCAACTTTCCCCACTTTATCAAGCCATAAACCAAGAAGTCGATGCATTAAATGATTTTTTGAATACGCCATCAGGATTGATTCGCATCAATGCCCCTGCAATGGCAGCGGAAGCCGTGTTGTATCCAAAATTAAAGCCGATTTTGAACCAATACCCGAAAATCCGCTTGGAAATCGTGGTGGACGATCGTTGGGCAGATATTGTGAAAGAAGGATTTGATATGGGCGTTCGGTTAGGTAACAAGGTAGCGAAAGAGATGATTGCGGTGCCAATTTCCGCACCGCTCAAAATGGTATTGGTTGCCTCGCCCGATTATTTGGCGCAACATGGTTCACCGAAAAATATTGATGATCTGCAACAACACCGCCTTATCGGCATAAAACTCTCCGCTGAACACGGCACGGAGATGCAGTGGGAATTCCAATACAAAAAAGAGCTGATTACGTTCACACCCAAATCGCAGTTTTCCACCAACAATCATCTGCGTCTGCAAGCCGTTTCAGACGGCCTTGGCATTGCGTGGATAGCACATATTATCGTCGCAGATGCACTCAATTCGGGGCACCTGGTCGAGCTGTTGCCTGAGTATGCTATGACTTACGAACCGCTTTACCTCTATTACCCCAGCCGCCGCGGGCATTCCAATGTGTTTAAATTGATCGTGGATACGCTAAAAGTAAAAGCCGTCTGA
- a CDS encoding formate/nitrite transporter family protein → MQHRDLYPHEILQDVIDKSYAKSQGHLKTLSILSFLGGGYVSFGYMAYLKVVSGIPPEWSGLSTLLGAAVFPICLICILIGGGELATGNMMMMALGRLTKRVSLKKLFRNWIVVSLGNLLGALFMAYFLGHYVGLSEGAAAAKTIAIAEAKVQMDFGRAFVSAIACNWMVCMGIWFYFGAKQTSGRILAIWFPVMIFVLIGLQHFVANMFIIPAGIFAGANVTWSQFFFNMIPVFLGNVTGGAAFVGASYLYAYRHLLKEDYCI, encoded by the coding sequence ATGCAGCATCGCGATCTTTATCCCCACGAAATCTTACAAGATGTTATTGATAAAAGTTATGCTAAGTCGCAAGGACACTTAAAAACACTCTCTATTTTAAGTTTTTTAGGTGGCGGCTATGTGAGTTTTGGTTATATGGCCTATTTAAAAGTCGTGAGCGGCATTCCTCCAGAGTGGAGTGGACTATCAACATTACTTGGTGCAGCCGTGTTTCCTATTTGTTTGATTTGTATTCTAATCGGTGGTGGTGAATTAGCCACGGGAAACATGATGATGATGGCATTAGGCCGTTTAACCAAAAGAGTAAGCCTTAAAAAATTATTTCGTAACTGGATTGTCGTGAGTTTGGGCAACCTTCTCGGTGCGCTGTTTATGGCCTATTTCTTAGGGCATTATGTCGGTTTATCAGAAGGTGCTGCTGCCGCTAAAACCATCGCGATTGCCGAGGCTAAAGTGCAAATGGATTTTGGTCGTGCCTTTGTTTCAGCTATTGCCTGTAACTGGATGGTCTGCATGGGTATTTGGTTCTATTTTGGCGCCAAACAAACCTCCGGTCGTATCCTAGCCATATGGTTCCCTGTGATGATTTTTGTGCTTATCGGATTACAACACTTTGTCGCCAATATGTTTATTATTCCTGCCGGGATTTTTGCTGGTGCTAATGTGACTTGGAGCCAATTCTTCTTCAATATGATTCCTGTCTTTTTAGGCAATGTTACCGGTGGTGCAGCATTTGTCGGTGCATCTTATCTTTACGCCTATCGTCACTTATTAAAAGAAGATTATTGTATTTAG
- a CDS encoding ATP-binding protein, whose protein sequence is MQRKIIQSLEKWKHKTNRKPLIIQGARQVGKTWAMKHFGEQSFEKVAYINFDNNPRMKTLFSGDYDIDRLMLGLKIESGIDIQAENTLIIFDEVQEVPQALSSLKYFYENAPQFYIVAAGSLLGVSLHHQVSFPVGKVDFLPLYPMDFHEFLTALGKQDLVKLLELKDWSLISAMKTTYIDLLRLYYFVGGMPEAVKVFIETQNVDEVRQVQRNLLMAYEQDFSKHIHDGQTVQKVRSIWASIPEQLAKENKKFIYAQLQKGARSKDYEIALQWLKDSGLVHSVPRVKKPHLPLSAYQDNAFKLYGLDVGLLAAQSNLDASVLLEDSRIFTEFKGALTEQYVLQQLIATQENPVFYWATEKGTAEVDFVVQRKQAVIPIEVKAEENLKAKSLKVYVEQFQPEQAIRFSMADYREQDWLVNVPLYATYFI, encoded by the coding sequence ATGCAGCGTAAAATCATACAATCCTTAGAAAAGTGGAAGCACAAAACAAACAGAAAACCATTAATTATTCAAGGAGCAAGACAGGTAGGAAAAACCTGGGCTATGAAACACTTTGGCGAGCAATCATTTGAAAAAGTGGCGTATATCAACTTTGATAATAACCCTCGCATGAAAACGCTATTTTCTGGCGACTATGATATTGATCGCTTAATGCTCGGTTTGAAAATTGAAAGCGGTATCGATATTCAAGCAGAAAACACCCTGATTATTTTTGATGAAGTTCAAGAAGTCCCGCAAGCATTATCTTCACTCAAATATTTTTACGAAAATGCACCTCAGTTTTATATCGTCGCGGCAGGCTCATTGCTTGGGGTGTCACTACATCATCAAGTCTCTTTTCCTGTTGGCAAAGTGGACTTTCTACCACTTTATCCCATGGATTTTCATGAATTTTTAACCGCACTTGGCAAACAAGATTTGGTGAAATTGCTTGAGCTGAAAGACTGGTCGTTAATTTCAGCCATGAAAACCACCTATATTGATTTACTCCGTCTATATTATTTTGTGGGCGGTATGCCCGAAGCGGTAAAAGTATTTATCGAAACACAAAATGTCGATGAAGTGCGCCAAGTACAACGTAATTTATTGATGGCGTATGAACAAGATTTTTCCAAACATATTCACGATGGCCAAACCGTGCAAAAAGTGCGGTCAATTTGGGCTTCCATTCCTGAACAGCTTGCCAAAGAAAATAAAAAATTTATCTATGCTCAGCTACAAAAGGGGGCGAGAAGCAAAGACTATGAAATTGCTCTGCAATGGCTAAAAGACAGCGGCTTAGTGCATAGCGTGCCTCGTGTGAAGAAACCACATTTGCCGCTTTCCGCTTATCAAGATAACGCCTTTAAATTGTATGGCTTAGATGTGGGATTGCTTGCTGCACAAAGCAATTTGGATGCCAGCGTACTGCTAGAAGATAGCCGTATTTTTACCGAATTTAAAGGCGCTTTAACCGAACAATATGTCTTGCAACAACTGATAGCTACGCAAGAAAATCCCGTTTTTTATTGGGCAACTGAAAAAGGCACGGCAGAGGTCGATTTTGTTGTGCAACGTAAGCAAGCTGTGATTCCGATTGAAGTCAAAGCAGAAGAAAATTTAAAAGCGAAAAGTTTGAAAGTGTATGTAGAACAATTTCAGCCTGAGCAAGCAATTCGCTTTTCAATGGCGGATTATCGGGAACAGGATTGGCTGGTGAATGTGCCGTTGTATGCTACATATTTTATTTAA
- a CDS encoding TIR domain-containing protein, translating into MGNKVFISYKYSDDSVKQLRPHDFFHVTTTRDYVDIIQNKFDRDGIHINKGEKDDESLADFKSETIRSKLADKIFDSSVTIVLLSPNMKDFWKVEKDQWIPWEIAYSLKSKRRLDNRSKRNAILLVVLPDRCGNYDYVNSYGFYFDIIQKNLNNLHTPYIAYKLRNSCSDSYMLQCNWDQFISNPNAWIDAAIEIRDKGDKYSIVVRP; encoded by the coding sequence ATGGGAAATAAAGTATTTATTTCATACAAGTATTCTGATGATTCAGTGAAACAATTAAGACCACATGACTTTTTTCATGTAACAACTACCCGTGATTATGTGGATATTATTCAAAATAAATTTGATCGAGATGGAATTCATATTAATAAAGGTGAAAAGGATGACGAGAGCTTAGCAGACTTTAAAAGTGAAACTATCCGCTCAAAGCTGGCAGATAAAATCTTTGATAGTTCTGTTACCATTGTTCTTCTCTCCCCTAATATGAAAGATTTTTGGAAAGTAGAGAAAGATCAATGGATACCTTGGGAAATTGCTTATTCATTAAAAAGTAAACGACGTTTAGATAACAGGAGCAAGCGTAATGCAATTTTGTTAGTAGTCTTACCTGATCGATGTGGAAATTATGATTATGTAAATTCATACGGATTTTATTTTGATATTATTCAAAAAAACTTAAATAACCTTCACACTCCATATATTGCATATAAACTAAGAAATAGTTGCTCTGATTCATATATGTTGCAGTGTAATTGGGATCAGTTTATTTCTAATCCAAATGCTTGGATAGACGCTGCAATAGAAATTAGAGATAAAGGAGACAAATATAGTATCGTAGTAAGACCTTAG
- a CDS encoding DUF411 domain-containing protein: MKLHKFTRSLLLLSLGITAFAQAQTLSMEVWKSPTCGCCNEWISYMQKNGFEVKVNETGNYDAHKRFNIKYEHASCHTAVIDGYVIEGHVPAEDIKRLLAEKPDAIGLSAPGMPIGSPGMDGEAYGGRKDPYDVVLIKKNGESEVFKSYNQ; the protein is encoded by the coding sequence ATGAAATTACATAAATTCACCCGCTCATTGTTGCTTTTAAGTTTAGGCATAACCGCTTTTGCTCAAGCACAAACACTTTCTATGGAAGTGTGGAAAAGCCCGACTTGTGGCTGTTGTAATGAATGGATCAGCTATATGCAGAAAAACGGTTTTGAGGTTAAAGTCAACGAAACAGGCAATTATGATGCTCATAAGCGCTTTAACATTAAATATGAACATGCTTCTTGCCACACAGCCGTGATTGATGGCTATGTGATTGAAGGACATGTACCTGCTGAGGATATCAAACGTTTACTCGCAGAAAAACCCGATGCAATAGGCTTGTCTGCACCGGGAATGCCAATTGGTTCACCAGGTATGGACGGTGAAGCATACGGCGGACGCAAAGATCCTTATGATGTTGTTTTGATTAAGAAAAACGGTGAAAGTGAAGTGTTTAAATCCTATAACCAATAG
- a CDS encoding T6SS immunity protein Tli4 family protein, with protein sequence MPKIKISRLMFYSTVLTSVMLSSCSQHPQTHSAVENTASNYAQNAATYWTEQPFCSGRYQINLPANRISGTGWLRYNGWQIRVRPDYWNKSVELASKIQKLGHNGSDIFIENRTIVPNKAIAMVTQAPGSWDSPLLTQVNGMLYNLDFRFKLSKNDAYTVRAFVRIMPVNGKAPPNLKQLEKRKVDEAIGHIRNDFFDKLRDRKDTEMPQQQGVCLTEGFIADKGTEPFFGSAGIKIKDYKDVYAELTTGGSLEEGDKPLLERDLFTKDSGLDKLFSWAKYSTIRKGKRDINGMTGSEKLVKWQGNRYLFIWEKDDGSVRFKMTFGTNKKNAKASPLSEKEALTAWDAILPTLKKRL encoded by the coding sequence ATGCCGAAGATAAAAATTTCTAGACTGATGTTTTATAGCACTGTTTTGACTAGTGTTATGTTGTCTTCTTGCAGTCAACATCCCCAAACCCACTCAGCAGTAGAAAATACAGCAAGCAATTATGCTCAAAATGCGGCAACGTATTGGACTGAGCAGCCATTTTGTAGTGGGCGTTACCAAATTAACTTACCAGCTAACCGTATAAGTGGGACTGGTTGGCTTCGATATAATGGTTGGCAGATAAGAGTGCGACCAGATTATTGGAATAAATCAGTAGAGTTGGCATCAAAGATCCAGAAGCTAGGTCATAATGGCAGTGATATTTTTATAGAAAACCGTACAATCGTTCCTAATAAAGCGATAGCTATGGTGACACAGGCTCCTGGTTCATGGGATAGCCCATTATTAACTCAGGTAAATGGAATGCTTTATAATCTTGATTTTAGGTTCAAATTAAGTAAGAACGATGCCTATACGGTTAGAGCTTTTGTACGCATTATGCCTGTCAACGGCAAAGCTCCCCCAAACCTGAAACAGCTGGAAAAACGTAAAGTTGACGAAGCTATTGGGCATATACGGAATGATTTTTTCGACAAATTGAGAGATCGTAAAGATACTGAAATGCCACAGCAACAAGGTGTCTGTTTAACAGAGGGATTTATTGCTGATAAGGGAACTGAGCCGTTTTTTGGCAGTGCAGGCATCAAAATCAAAGACTATAAAGACGTTTATGCCGAACTAACGACGGGTGGCTCTTTGGAGGAAGGTGATAAACCGTTATTAGAACGCGATCTTTTCACTAAAGATAGTGGTTTGGATAAACTCTTCTCGTGGGCGAAATACAGCACCATCCGCAAAGGAAAACGCGATATTAATGGTATGACCGGCAGTGAAAAACTGGTTAAGTGGCAGGGAAATCGATATTTATTTATCTGGGAAAAAGATGATGGCAGTGTGAGATTTAAGATGACTTTCGGTACCAATAAGAAAAATGCCAAAGCTTCGCCACTCAGTGAGAAAGAGGCTTTAACTGCTTGGGATGCAATATTGCCAACATTAAAAAAAAGGCTTTAA
- a CDS encoding TIR domain-containing protein, with the protein MMRKVFYSFHYEKDVFRVQQVRNIGKLEGNPPATPNTWEEIKRKGDKEIQKWIDENLAGKSCLVVLIGEDTAKRKWVKYEIKKAWNEGKGVLGIYIHNLKDPKSGKCEKGRNPFEQFEFEDGSKLSNIVNCYDPKSSDAYNDIADNIEEWIEKAISIREKYK; encoded by the coding sequence ATGATGAGAAAAGTATTTTATAGTTTTCATTATGAAAAAGATGTTTTCCGTGTTCAACAAGTAAGAAATATTGGAAAGCTAGAAGGCAATCCACCTGCGACACCTAATACTTGGGAAGAAATAAAAAGGAAGGGAGATAAAGAAATACAAAAATGGATTGATGAAAATTTAGCTGGTAAAAGCTGTTTGGTTGTTCTGATTGGAGAAGATACAGCTAAACGAAAATGGGTAAAATATGAAATTAAAAAGGCTTGGAATGAAGGGAAAGGTGTATTGGGTATCTATATTCATAACCTAAAAGATCCAAAAAGTGGTAAATGTGAAAAAGGAAGAAATCCATTTGAGCAATTTGAATTTGAAGATGGTTCTAAATTATCTAATATAGTCAATTGTTATGACCCTAAATCTTCAGATGCCTATAATGATATTGCAGACAATATAGAAGAATGGATTGAAAAAGCAATTTCTATCAGAGAAAAATATAAATAA
- a CDS encoding single-stranded DNA-binding protein, producing the protein MAGINKVIIVGNLGNDPEIRTMPNGEAVANISVATSESWTDKNTGERREVTEWHRIVLYRRLAEIAGQYLRKGSQVYVEGRLKTRKWQDNNGQDRYTTEIQGDNLQMLGSRNQEMGGYAPAQSAPQPSYQSRPAQSAPAPQAEPPMDAFDDNIPF; encoded by the coding sequence ATGGCAGGTATTAATAAAGTAATCATCGTGGGTAATTTAGGTAATGATCCTGAAATCCGCACGATGCCAAATGGCGAAGCAGTAGCAAATATCAGCGTGGCAACAAGTGAAAGCTGGACAGATAAAAACACAGGAGAACGTCGTGAAGTCACCGAATGGCACCGTATCGTGTTATATCGTCGTTTAGCGGAAATTGCGGGTCAATACTTACGCAAAGGTTCACAAGTTTATGTTGAAGGTCGTTTAAAAACCCGTAAATGGCAAGATAACAATGGCCAAGATCGTTACACTACTGAAATCCAAGGTGATAACTTACAAATGTTAGGTAGTCGCAATCAAGAGATGGGCGGTTATGCACCTGCACAATCAGCACCACAACCAAGCTATCAATCTCGTCCAGCACAATCTGCGCCAGCACCACAAGCTGAGCCACCAATGGATGCATTTGATGACAACATTCCATTCTAA
- a CDS encoding glutathione S-transferase family protein → MLKLFTLPGEGKIRSSSPFVWKTEAMLRLSSLDFEKEYVADLSKMPKGKVPVLQDGEKLIPDSSLIQRYLTETYGIDLDKHLTPEQKAIAEAFRRMTEEHLYWMVVYNRFVDPLSKPFMMKAMFDGMPIEQAEAIFAVLQENAKKEMYGHGIGRHTQSDIYAFGKGDLDAISNYLGTKSYFFGEELTSVDVSIVPVVANLILTPIDTEIALYARTKANLVAYIERFDRAVFGE, encoded by the coding sequence ATGCTTAAATTATTTACTTTACCCGGTGAAGGTAAAATTCGCAGTTCATCACCTTTCGTTTGGAAAACTGAAGCGATGCTGCGTTTATCCAGCTTAGATTTCGAAAAAGAATATGTTGCCGATCTTAGCAAAATGCCTAAAGGCAAAGTTCCGGTATTGCAAGATGGCGAGAAGTTGATCCCTGATAGCTCTCTCATTCAGCGTTATCTAACCGAAACCTACGGCATTGATTTAGATAAACATTTAACGCCTGAACAAAAAGCGATTGCTGAAGCCTTTCGCCGTATGACAGAAGAACATTTATATTGGATGGTCGTATATAACCGTTTCGTCGATCCTCTCAGCAAACCATTTATGATGAAGGCAATGTTTGATGGCATGCCGATCGAACAAGCCGAAGCGATTTTTGCTGTGTTACAGGAAAACGCGAAAAAAGAAATGTACGGACATGGTATCGGAAGACACACGCAATCCGATATTTACGCCTTCGGAAAAGGAGATTTAGACGCCATTAGCAACTACTTAGGCACAAAATCCTACTTTTTCGGCGAAGAATTAACCTCCGTTGATGTGTCCATCGTGCCTGTTGTTGCAAACCTGATTCTTACCCCCATCGACACTGAAATTGCGCTATATGCAAGAACCAAAGCAAATTTAGTCGCCTATATTGAACGCTTTGATCGGGCAGTATTTGGAGAATAA
- a CDS encoding multicopper oxidase family protein encodes MKRRDFLRYGIGISLASSSLYSLANMMNHAQHGNMAMMHSVPTGLMPTEAMPSGLSLNGILPKLANQSTQAGLFKATLKAEPIKIRLADNKETEFWAYNGQLPGPQIEVFEGDAVEIEFINHLPQPSTVHWHGLDVPNEADGNPMDMVEPQGKKVYRFTLPQGSAGTYWYHPHPHDHVSEQVYKGLAGTFVVKAKNDPLAHLPEQHWVISDLRLNADGTIPANTMLDWMNGREGEFVLINGQYQPQIQVKTNERIRLWNATSARYFRLNIPGVKWIVVGTEGGLLEKPRSPVDELLLTPAERVEVIMVGETQGTVNLQSGYYDRRKMMVQEQPKDLTLATIQVKSEPVQLPESLRSFPNWDEPKQVRQIRFSEKMMNHTNMPMMNQGTHHATTTPTDNPIPPMMNGMFLINGQTFDMNRIDFVAKLNEVEQWEIFNESHMDHPFHLHGTQFEVIQHTLNGKTFKPEGRALKDVVNLRPYEKVIIRFKQGHTGLKMYHCHILEHENLGMMGMFKVE; translated from the coding sequence ATGAAACGTCGAGATTTTTTACGTTATGGAATTGGAATTAGCTTAGCCAGTAGCTCGCTTTATAGCCTTGCGAATATGATGAACCACGCACAACATGGCAATATGGCGATGATGCATTCAGTACCTACTGGCCTAATGCCAACTGAGGCAATGCCTTCAGGTTTATCGCTTAATGGGATATTACCAAAACTTGCTAATCAATCGACTCAAGCAGGACTGTTCAAAGCCACTTTAAAAGCAGAGCCAATTAAAATTCGCCTCGCAGACAATAAAGAAACGGAATTTTGGGCTTATAACGGACAACTACCAGGGCCACAAATTGAAGTATTTGAAGGCGATGCCGTAGAAATTGAATTTATCAATCACCTACCACAACCCTCAACAGTACATTGGCACGGCTTAGATGTACCAAATGAAGCGGATGGTAACCCGATGGATATGGTTGAACCGCAAGGGAAAAAAGTCTATCGCTTTACGCTACCTCAAGGCAGTGCTGGGACATATTGGTACCACCCTCATCCACATGACCATGTTTCCGAACAAGTCTATAAAGGCTTAGCAGGCACTTTCGTTGTTAAAGCGAAAAATGATCCGCTTGCACACCTTCCTGAACAACATTGGGTGATTTCCGATCTGCGTTTAAATGCCGATGGCACCATTCCAGCAAACACGATGTTAGATTGGATGAACGGTCGTGAGGGTGAATTTGTGTTAATCAACGGTCAATATCAGCCCCAGATTCAAGTGAAAACGAATGAACGAATCCGTCTTTGGAATGCCACTAGCGCTCGTTATTTTCGTTTAAACATTCCAGGGGTGAAATGGATTGTGGTGGGTACCGAAGGTGGTTTACTTGAAAAACCTCGCTCGCCTGTTGATGAACTGCTACTTACACCAGCCGAACGCGTTGAAGTGATTATGGTGGGTGAAACGCAAGGAACAGTCAATTTACAAAGCGGTTATTATGATCGCCGTAAGATGATGGTGCAAGAACAGCCTAAAGATCTCACTTTAGCCACAATTCAGGTGAAATCAGAACCTGTTCAGTTACCTGAAAGCTTAAGGTCCTTCCCTAACTGGGATGAGCCAAAGCAGGTTCGCCAAATTCGCTTTAGTGAAAAAATGATGAACCATACGAATATGCCAATGATGAATCAAGGTACACATCACGCTACTACAACACCAACGGACAACCCTATTCCACCAATGATGAATGGTATGTTCTTAATCAACGGTCAAACCTTTGATATGAACCGTATTGATTTTGTTGCCAAATTGAATGAAGTGGAACAGTGGGAAATTTTCAATGAAAGCCATATGGATCATCCGTTCCATTTGCACGGCACTCAATTTGAAGTGATTCAACATACATTAAACGGCAAAACCTTCAAGCCAGAAGGCAGGGCGTTAAAAGATGTAGTCAATTTGCGCCCTTATGAAAAAGTGATTATTCGCTTTAAGCAAGGACACACTGGGTTGAAAATGTACCATTGCCATATTTTGGAACATGAAAATCTCGGTATGATGGGGATGTTTAAAGTGGAATAG
- a CDS encoding SIR2 family protein: MLHILFKKLEKVLFIYISRKVIKQKNEERIMNKKQFIRELVNELSANNLAIFAGAGLSVAAGFVDWKGLLKDLAEELDLNIDKEENDLISLAQYYINEKQGNRSKINQIILNEFSQQAVLTENHKILARLPIDTFWTTNYDSMIENALKDAGKVVDIKHCIEQLPTSVHKRDVVVYKMHGDASLPNQTVLIKDDYEKFHLTRNDFFTALRGDLLTKRFLFLGFSFSDPNIDYILSRIRSSYNENQKEHFCILRKVQKSPEENKADFEYRERKQKLFINDLQRVGINVLLVDRYEEVTEILREVEQTQKRKTIFISGAAEDYSPYSQQDVEEFVSSLSQEILKLGYRIVTGFGLGIGSSVISGSIKYLTEQNLKIDEDYLILRPFPQNKEGKELWSAWREDMISYAGISIFLFGNKSQNGEIILSNGMQEEFDISKRNNNVLIPVASTGNMAKKLWEEDMGKECSENIETEMQALSKENIPLDELKSNILSILKKVK; encoded by the coding sequence ATGCTACATATTTTATTTAAAAAGCTTGAAAAAGTCCTATTTATCTATATTTCAAGAAAAGTTATCAAACAAAAGAATGAAGAGAGAATTATGAACAAAAAACAGTTTATACGAGAATTGGTTAATGAACTATCTGCAAATAATTTAGCAATTTTTGCTGGGGCTGGATTATCTGTTGCTGCTGGATTCGTGGATTGGAAAGGGTTGCTTAAAGATTTAGCTGAAGAATTAGATTTGAATATTGACAAGGAAGAAAATGATCTAATTTCCTTAGCACAATACTACATTAACGAAAAACAGGGTAATCGTTCTAAAATAAATCAAATCATTTTGAATGAATTTTCTCAACAAGCAGTTCTAACGGAGAACCATAAAATTTTAGCTAGATTACCTATAGATACTTTTTGGACAACCAATTATGATTCAATGATAGAGAATGCTTTAAAAGATGCGGGGAAAGTTGTAGATATAAAACATTGTATAGAACAACTCCCTACATCTGTTCATAAGAGAGATGTTGTAGTTTATAAAATGCATGGTGATGCTTCTCTGCCAAACCAAACAGTCTTAATTAAAGATGATTATGAAAAATTTCATTTGACAAGAAATGATTTTTTTACTGCTCTGCGTGGAGATTTATTAACTAAACGTTTTCTGTTCTTAGGGTTTAGTTTTTCCGATCCTAATATTGACTATATCTTGAGCAGAATCCGCTCATCATATAACGAAAATCAGAAAGAACATTTTTGTATTCTTCGCAAAGTTCAGAAATCACCTGAAGAAAATAAAGCAGACTTTGAATACAGAGAGCGTAAACAAAAACTATTTATCAATGATTTACAAAGAGTAGGGATTAACGTTTTATTGGTTGACAGATATGAGGAAGTTACGGAGATTTTACGTGAGGTGGAACAAACACAAAAACGTAAAACCATCTTTATCTCAGGTGCAGCAGAAGATTATTCTCCTTACTCTCAACAAGACGTTGAAGAATTTGTTTCTTCTCTTTCTCAAGAGATTTTAAAACTAGGGTATCGTATTGTTACAGGTTTTGGATTGGGAATAGGTAGTTCAGTTATTTCAGGATCGATAAAATATCTTACAGAACAAAATTTAAAAATAGATGAGGACTATTTGATACTTCGTCCATTTCCTCAAAATAAAGAAGGTAAAGAATTATGGTCTGCTTGGCGTGAAGATATGATTTCTTATGCTGGTATCTCTATATTTCTATTTGGAAATAAATCACAAAATGGAGAGATAATTCTATCAAATGGCATGCAAGAAGAGTTCGATATTTCCAAAAGAAATAACAATGTCTTAATTCCCGTTGCTAGTACAGGAAATATGGCAAAAAAACTTTGGGAAGAAGATATGGGTAAGGAGTGCTCTGAAAATATTGAAACTGAAATGCAGGCACTATCTAAAGAAAATATTCCGTTAGATGAATTAAAATCTAATATTTTGTCAATTTTAAAAAAGGTTAAATAA
- a CDS encoding helix-turn-helix domain-containing protein, giving the protein MTASAISQAIHKLENYYGVKLLNRTTRSLTPTASRAHWHNGKP; this is encoded by the coding sequence ATGACTGCCAGCGCAATCAGTCAAGCCATTCACAAGCTGGAAAATTATTACGGCGTCAAATTGCTTAACCGCACCACACGCAGCCTCACGCCGACAGCATCTCGCGCCCATTGGCACAATGGCAAACCTTGA